The following are from one region of the Halarcobacter sp. genome:
- a CDS encoding extracellular solute-binding protein encodes MKKLNIIFFILLSLLLLSCKDKNNYIYDEITILTPNFEKQITGPIKEEALFYEENHNLYINIVAPSWEDMPNKISESLKDENINYDVFVLFSSWAGSLLSQNNAAEISKEIKEKLEWEDILPIYKKNIMKWDNKYYFLPYDGDCIILYYRKDLFENPKYKKLFKEKYNYELNPPKTWKEYRDIAEFFNGWDWDNDGKIEYGFAESRIKGYGTTFQFLTKAAAKTKYPKNNYYYFDEDMNPLINSEGFVKSLEEFIDIMQFAPPNIKNYSPAEVRMSFITGQVAMALDWADIGTMANNAEESIVKNKVGYRELPGSNQIFNNHTKKWEYFYNAPSSINGNWVIVVNKNSKNLDKAFDFASHMTSKSITTKYVTIGESGINPSRFSHLDTNNLQNWTKDGFSQNDAKRYLETISNALSNENVLSDLKIPESSKYYKVMEKYLNLVIEKNISPKKGLDMIAQEWEEITNIYGVEKQKSFYKEAINE; translated from the coding sequence ATGAAAAAACTTAATATCATATTTTTTATTTTATTATCACTATTACTTCTATCTTGCAAAGACAAAAACAATTATATTTATGATGAAATCACAATTTTAACTCCAAATTTTGAAAAACAAATCACTGGACCTATAAAAGAAGAAGCCTTATTTTATGAGGAAAATCACAATCTTTATATAAATATAGTAGCTCCTAGTTGGGAAGATATGCCAAATAAAATATCAGAATCATTAAAAGATGAAAATATCAATTATGATGTTTTTGTACTTTTCTCATCTTGGGCAGGCTCCTTATTATCCCAAAATAATGCAGCTGAGATTTCCAAGGAGATAAAAGAAAAATTAGAATGGGAAGATATACTTCCAATATATAAAAAAAATATAATGAAATGGGATAATAAATACTATTTTTTACCTTACGATGGAGATTGTATAATTTTATATTATAGAAAAGATTTATTTGAAAATCCTAAATACAAAAAACTCTTTAAAGAAAAATATAACTATGAACTAAACCCACCAAAAACTTGGAAAGAGTATAGAGATATTGCAGAGTTTTTTAATGGTTGGGACTGGGACAATGATGGTAAAATTGAATATGGTTTTGCAGAGAGTAGAATAAAAGGATATGGTACTACATTCCAATTTTTAACAAAAGCTGCAGCTAAAACAAAATATCCAAAAAACAATTATTACTATTTTGATGAAGATATGAATCCATTGATAAATAGTGAAGGATTTGTTAAATCCTTAGAAGAATTTATTGATATAATGCAATTTGCTCCACCTAATATAAAAAACTATTCCCCTGCTGAAGTTAGAATGAGTTTTATAACTGGACAAGTAGCTATGGCTTTAGATTGGGCAGATATTGGAACAATGGCTAATAATGCTGAAGAATCAATAGTAAAAAACAAAGTTGGATATAGAGAACTACCTGGAAGTAATCAAATATTTAATAATCACACAAAAAAATGGGAATATTTTTATAATGCACCATCATCTATAAATGGAAATTGGGTTATAGTTGTAAATAAAAATTCTAAAAATTTAGATAAAGCTTTTGACTTTGCATCACATATGACATCAAAATCAATTACTACAAAATACGTTACAATAGGTGAATCAGGAATTAATCCATCTAGATTTTCACACCTTGATACTAACAATTTACAAAACTGGACAAAAGATGGTTTTTCCCAAAATGATGCAAAAAGATATTTAGAAACCATTTCAAATGCCCTTTCAAATGAAAATGTTTTAAGTGATTTAAAAATACCAGAAAGTTCTAAATATTATAAAGTAATGGAAAAATATTTAAATCTTGTAATAGAAAAAAATATCTCCCCTAAAAAAGGTCTAGATATGATAGCACAAGAATGGGAAGAGATAACAAATATATATGGTGTTGAAAAACAAAAA